A DNA window from Fragaria vesca subsp. vesca linkage group LG3, FraVesHawaii_1.0, whole genome shotgun sequence contains the following coding sequences:
- the LOC101292095 gene encoding ubiquitin-like modifier-activating enzyme atg7-like isoform 1 codes for MEEEKSGNSILKFAPFKSSVDEGFWHRLSSLKLNKFGIDDSPIPITGFYAPCSHSRVSNHLTLLAESLPSDSGEESTEPAVSLGNRNRCPVPGILYNTNTVESFHALDKQGLLKAEAKKIWEDIQNGKALEDSSVLSRFLLISFADLKKWSFHYLFAFPALLLDPPATLIDLKAASQVFSVEEAESVSTALNDWRGSILTTDVPFFLVVIDSNSHATVKHLKDWETCQSSSYQKVLFGFYDPCHLPKNPGWPLRNLLALIGSRWDIKSVSFLCYRETRGFADLGLSLVGKAQITVQQGRIAEIDVRNTPNAVGWEPNYKGKIEPRCISLAESMDPTRLAVSAADLNLKLMRWRALPSLNLNSLSSLKCLLLGAGTLGCQVARMLMAWGVRKITLVDNGRVAMSNPLRQSLYTLDDCLNGGEFKAVAAVNSLKKIFPAVEAEGIVMAIPMPGHPVPSQEEQSVLDDCRRLHDLIDSHDAVFLLTDTRESRWLPSLLCANTNKITITAALGFDSFLVMRHGAGPCSSSHYSNCEAANALSTDLSNLVLTNRNGGHRLGCYFCNDVVAPIDSTANRTLDQQCTVTRPGLAPIASALAVELLVGILHHPDGIFAEGEIANSSNNGSSEQPLGILPHQIRGSLGQFSQMTLVGHSSDSCTACCSIVVSEYRKRGMEFILQAINHPTYLEDVTGLTELMKTATAFQMDWDDGTDNDDDDCVEI; via the exons ATGGAGGAGGAGAAGAGCGGCAACTCCATACTTAAATTCGCACCGTTTAAGAGCTCCGTCGACGAGGGTTTCTGGCATCGATTGTCTTCTCTCAAGCTCAACAAGTTTGGCATCGACGACTCTCCAATCCCCATCACTG GGTTCTATGCTCCGTGCTCACATTCTCGAGTATCGAATCATTTGACTCTTCTGGCTGAGTCTTTGCCTTCGGATTCGGGTGAAGAGTCGACTGAACCGGCTGTGAGTCTGGGCAATAGGAATAGATGCCCCGTTCCCGGCATTCTTTACAACACCAATACGGTGGAAAGCTTTCATGCGCTTGACAAACAGGGCTTGCTAAAGGCAGAAGCCAAGAAG ATTTGGGAGGACATTCAGAATGGAAAAGCTTTGGAGGATAGTTCAGTACTTTCCAGGTTCCTCCTTATCTCTTTTGCAGACCTTAAAAAATGGAGCTTTCATTACTTGTTTGCCTTCCCGGCTCTGTTGCTTGATCCTCCAGCAACATTGATTGATTTGAAAGCAGCTTCACAAGTTTTTAGTGTGGAGGAG GCAGAATCTGTCTCAACAGCATTAAATGACTGGCGCGGCTCAATCTTAACTACAG ACGTGCCGTTCTTTTTGGTTGTAATTGATTCAAATTCACATGCTACCGTTAAGCATTTAAAGGATTGGGAAACCTGTCAAAGTTCTTCTTATCAGAAG GTCCTATTTGGGTTTTATGACCCATGCCATCTCCCAAAGAACCCTGGTTGGCCGCTTCGGAACTTGCTTGCGCTTATTGGCTCAAGATGGGATATAAAGTCTGTTAGCTTCCTATGCTATAGAGAGACTCGTGGTTTTGCAGATCTAGGATTGTCTCTTGTTGGTAAAGCCCAGATTACAGTTCAACAAGGTAGAATTGCAGAAATTG ATGTTCGTAATACACCTAATGCAGTGGGGTGGGAACCTAATTACAAAGGGAAAATAGAACCCAGGTGCATTAGCCTTGCTGAATCTATGGATCCAACTCG GTTGGCTGTATCTGCTGCAGATTTGAATTTGAAACTAATGAGATGGCGTGCTTTACCTTCTCTCAACTTAAATTCCTTGTCCTCTCTCAAGTGTCTTCTCCTTGGAGCAGGTACCCTTGGATGCCAGGTTGCTCGCATGCTTATG GCTTGGGGTGTTCGCAAAATTACTTTGGTTGACAATGGCAGAGTGGCTATGTCTAATCCCTTAAGGCAATCCCTGTATACATTAGATGACTGTCTAAATGGTGGTGAATTTAAAGCCGTAGCAGCAGTTAATAGTCTCAAGAAAATATTTCCCGCTGTG GAAGCAGAGGGTATTGTCATGGCTATACCAATGCCTGGACATCCTGTTCCTAGCCAAGAAGAGCAGAGTGTGCTTGATGATTGTAGGCGCCTACATGACTTGATTGATTCTCATGATGCAGTTTTTCTGTTAACGGATACAAGAGAAAGTCGGTGGCTGCCGTCTCTTCTTTGTGCCAATACTAACAAG ATTACTATAACTGCAGCTCTGGGGTTTGATAGCTTTTTAGTTATGCGCCATGGAGCAGGTCCATGCAGCTCTAGCCATTACTCAAATTGTGAAGCTGCAAATGCTTTATCCACTGATCTGAGCAACCTTGTACTGACTAATAGAAATGGAGGGCACAGATTGGGTTGTTACTTCTGCAATGATGTGGTTGCGCCTATCGAT TCAACTGCCAACCGCACCTTGGACCAGCAATGCACTGTTACACGCCCAGGTCTCGCTCCTATTGCCTCAGCTCTTGCAGTTGAGCTCTTAGTTGGCATCCTGCATCACCCTGATGG GATATTTGCCGAAGGTGAAATTGCAAACTCTAGTAATAATGGAAGCAGTGAGCAACCTCTTGGTATTTTACCCCATCAAATCCGTGGTTCCCTTGGACAGTTCTCACAGATGACACTTGTAGGCCACTCCTCAGACAGTTGCACGGCTTGCTGCAGCATT GTGGTGTCTGAATATCGGAAAAGGGGAATGGAATTTATACTACAAGCAATCAACCATCCCACCTATCTGGAGGACGTGACTGGACTAACAGAGTTGATGAAAACAGCTACTGCATTTCAAATGGATTGGGATGATGGGACTGATAACGATGATGATGATTGTGTTGAAATCTAA
- the LOC101292095 gene encoding ubiquitin-like modifier-activating enzyme atg7-like isoform 2 produces the protein MEEEKSGNSILKFAPFKSSVDEGFWHRLSSLKLNKFGIDDSPIPITGFYAPCSHSRVSNHLTLLAESLPSDSGEESTEPAVSLGNRNRCPVPGILYNTNTVESFHALDKQGLLKAEAKKIWEDIQNGKALEDSSVLSRFLLISFADLKKWSFHYLFAFPALLLDPPATLIDLKAASQVFSVEEAESVSTALNDWRGSILTTDVPFFLVVIDSNSHATVKHLKDWETCQSSSYQKVLFGFYDPCHLPKNPGWPLRNLLALIGSRWDIKSVSFLCYRETRGFADLGLSLVGKAQITVQQGCGDVRNTPNAVGWEPNYKGKIEPRCISLAESMDPTRLAVSAADLNLKLMRWRALPSLNLNSLSSLKCLLLGAGTLGCQVARMLMAWGVRKITLVDNGRVAMSNPLRQSLYTLDDCLNGGEFKAVAAVNSLKKIFPAVEAEGIVMAIPMPGHPVPSQEEQSVLDDCRRLHDLIDSHDAVFLLTDTRESRWLPSLLCANTNKITITAALGFDSFLVMRHGAGPCSSSHYSNCEAANALSTDLSNLVLTNRNGGHRLGCYFCNDVVAPIDSTANRTLDQQCTVTRPGLAPIASALAVELLVGILHHPDGIFAEGEIANSSNNGSSEQPLGILPHQIRGSLGQFSQMTLVGHSSDSCTACCSIVVSEYRKRGMEFILQAINHPTYLEDVTGLTELMKTATAFQMDWDDGTDNDDDDCVEI, from the exons ATGGAGGAGGAGAAGAGCGGCAACTCCATACTTAAATTCGCACCGTTTAAGAGCTCCGTCGACGAGGGTTTCTGGCATCGATTGTCTTCTCTCAAGCTCAACAAGTTTGGCATCGACGACTCTCCAATCCCCATCACTG GGTTCTATGCTCCGTGCTCACATTCTCGAGTATCGAATCATTTGACTCTTCTGGCTGAGTCTTTGCCTTCGGATTCGGGTGAAGAGTCGACTGAACCGGCTGTGAGTCTGGGCAATAGGAATAGATGCCCCGTTCCCGGCATTCTTTACAACACCAATACGGTGGAAAGCTTTCATGCGCTTGACAAACAGGGCTTGCTAAAGGCAGAAGCCAAGAAG ATTTGGGAGGACATTCAGAATGGAAAAGCTTTGGAGGATAGTTCAGTACTTTCCAGGTTCCTCCTTATCTCTTTTGCAGACCTTAAAAAATGGAGCTTTCATTACTTGTTTGCCTTCCCGGCTCTGTTGCTTGATCCTCCAGCAACATTGATTGATTTGAAAGCAGCTTCACAAGTTTTTAGTGTGGAGGAG GCAGAATCTGTCTCAACAGCATTAAATGACTGGCGCGGCTCAATCTTAACTACAG ACGTGCCGTTCTTTTTGGTTGTAATTGATTCAAATTCACATGCTACCGTTAAGCATTTAAAGGATTGGGAAACCTGTCAAAGTTCTTCTTATCAGAAG GTCCTATTTGGGTTTTATGACCCATGCCATCTCCCAAAGAACCCTGGTTGGCCGCTTCGGAACTTGCTTGCGCTTATTGGCTCAAGATGGGATATAAAGTCTGTTAGCTTCCTATGCTATAGAGAGACTCGTGGTTTTGCAGATCTAGGATTGTCTCTTGTTGGTAAAGCCCAGATTACAGTTCAACAAG GATGTGGAGATGTTCGTAATACACCTAATGCAGTGGGGTGGGAACCTAATTACAAAGGGAAAATAGAACCCAGGTGCATTAGCCTTGCTGAATCTATGGATCCAACTCG GTTGGCTGTATCTGCTGCAGATTTGAATTTGAAACTAATGAGATGGCGTGCTTTACCTTCTCTCAACTTAAATTCCTTGTCCTCTCTCAAGTGTCTTCTCCTTGGAGCAGGTACCCTTGGATGCCAGGTTGCTCGCATGCTTATG GCTTGGGGTGTTCGCAAAATTACTTTGGTTGACAATGGCAGAGTGGCTATGTCTAATCCCTTAAGGCAATCCCTGTATACATTAGATGACTGTCTAAATGGTGGTGAATTTAAAGCCGTAGCAGCAGTTAATAGTCTCAAGAAAATATTTCCCGCTGTG GAAGCAGAGGGTATTGTCATGGCTATACCAATGCCTGGACATCCTGTTCCTAGCCAAGAAGAGCAGAGTGTGCTTGATGATTGTAGGCGCCTACATGACTTGATTGATTCTCATGATGCAGTTTTTCTGTTAACGGATACAAGAGAAAGTCGGTGGCTGCCGTCTCTTCTTTGTGCCAATACTAACAAG ATTACTATAACTGCAGCTCTGGGGTTTGATAGCTTTTTAGTTATGCGCCATGGAGCAGGTCCATGCAGCTCTAGCCATTACTCAAATTGTGAAGCTGCAAATGCTTTATCCACTGATCTGAGCAACCTTGTACTGACTAATAGAAATGGAGGGCACAGATTGGGTTGTTACTTCTGCAATGATGTGGTTGCGCCTATCGAT TCAACTGCCAACCGCACCTTGGACCAGCAATGCACTGTTACACGCCCAGGTCTCGCTCCTATTGCCTCAGCTCTTGCAGTTGAGCTCTTAGTTGGCATCCTGCATCACCCTGATGG GATATTTGCCGAAGGTGAAATTGCAAACTCTAGTAATAATGGAAGCAGTGAGCAACCTCTTGGTATTTTACCCCATCAAATCCGTGGTTCCCTTGGACAGTTCTCACAGATGACACTTGTAGGCCACTCCTCAGACAGTTGCACGGCTTGCTGCAGCATT GTGGTGTCTGAATATCGGAAAAGGGGAATGGAATTTATACTACAAGCAATCAACCATCCCACCTATCTGGAGGACGTGACTGGACTAACAGAGTTGATGAAAACAGCTACTGCATTTCAAATGGATTGGGATGATGGGACTGATAACGATGATGATGATTGTGTTGAAATCTAA
- the LOC101292579 gene encoding U-box domain-containing protein 7-like, producing MSDSTASSSSSPIWLYSYIKLRFFNRIRRFLRSKSSNRKRNTTSSDPHHFDTSSLRPTKVMVKESSNDHEDGGLGLQRAVKKLHFGSWEEKELAAEEIGTLAKDDVKVRKLVGGLGVIPVLVSMAASEVVDRRRVAVFALVQLANGTYTNKALMVEAGIFSKLPKDINILDEPTKHRFSELLMLLSSLANTPFPLPSSEIVPFLVGSLESDSSNVETKQSCLGALHNLSAMLDNAGDLVSNGVVDTLLKLSSDKELSEKALATLGNLVVTLMGKKAVENSHLVPESLIEILTWDEKSKCQELSSYILMILAHQSSDQREKMAKSGIVPVLLEVALLGSSLAQKRALKLLQWFKDERQAKMGPHSGPQTARFAFGSPVNPQAAQQGKKMMKNLVKQSLHKNMEMITRRASASGDSSKIKALIISTSSKSLPY from the exons ATGTCTGACTCTACTGCATCGTCTTCTTCTTCTCCTATATGGCTATACTCGTATATAAAGCTTCGCTTCTTCAATCGTATCCGGAGGTTCCTGCGCTCCAAGAGTAGTAACCGGAAGAGGAACACGACGTCGTCTGATCCTCACCACTTTGATACGTCGAGTTTGAGACCGACCAAGGTTATGGTGAAGGAGAGCAGTAATGATCATGAGGATGGTGGTTTGGGGTTGCAGCGGGCGGTGAAGAAGCTTCACTTTGGGAGTTGGGAAGAGAAGGAGTTGGCGGCGGAGGAGATTGGGACGTTGGCTAAGGATGACGTCAAGGTGAGGAAGTTGGTGGGTGGACTCGGGGTTATACCGGTGTTGGTGTCCATGGCGGCGTCGGAGGTGGTTGATCGCCGGCGAGTGGCGGTTTTCGCCCTGGTTCAGCTTGCTAATGGAACTTACAC GAACAAGGCTCTCATGGTTGAGGCAGGAATCTTCTCCAAACTACCAAAAGACATTAACATTCTTGATGAGCCAACAAAGCATCGATTTTCAGAACTGCTCATGTTGTTATCCTCACTTGCAAACACCCCGTTTCCTCTGCCCTCGTCGGAGATTGTCCCGTTTCTGGTCGGCAGTCTGGAGTCGGATTCGAGCAATGTTGAGACCAAACAGTCATGTTTGGGTGCACTTCACAACCTATCTGCTATGTTGGACAATGCAGGAGATTTGGTCTCCAATGGGGTAGTGGACACACTCTTGAAATTGTCCTCAGATAAAGAACTATCCGAGAAAGCTCTCGCAACGTTGGGGAACTTGGTTGTGACCTTAATGGGGAAGAAGGCTGTGGAGAATAGTCATCTGGTCCCCGAGAGCTTGATAGAAATTTTGACATGGGATGAAAAATCCAAATGCCAGGAACTTTCAAGCTACATTCTTATGATTTTAGCTCATCAAAGCTCAGACCAAAGAGAGAAAATGGCCAAGTCTGGAATTGTGCCTGTACTTCTTGAAGTGGCATTATTGGGTAGCTCTCTAGCGCAGAAAAGGGCGCTAAAACTGCTGCAGTGGTTCAAGGACGAAAGGCAAGCGAAAATGGGCCCCCATTCCGGGCCTCAAACTGCGAGGTTCGCATTCGGTTCACCTGTAAATCCACAGGCGGCTCAACAAGGGAAGAAGATGATGAAGAATTTGGTGAAACAGAGTTTACACAAGAATATGGAGATGATAACGCGGCGGGCGAGTGCTTCTGGAGACTCTTCTAAGATCAAGGCTTTGATTATCAGCACCAGCTCTAAGAGTTTGCCTTATTGA
- the LOC101292874 gene encoding heterogeneous nuclear ribonucleoproteins A1 homolog, whose amino-acid sequence MDSTKKRKTEENGDVSTAPPSSQSTTLTPEDFRKLLQPMSHDHLVEILQNAVVRHPDVLESLRHVTNRDLTLRKLFVRGLSADTTTDSLRSVFSSFGDLDEAIVIFDKATGKSKGYGFVTFKHADEALIALREPSKKIDGRVTVTQYAAAGHSAPFSSSSNGSADVSARKIYVGTVPFDISSERLLAAFSAFGEIEEGPLGFDKATGKSKGFAFFVYKTEEGARAALAEPMKNIDGHQVTCKLAVDNKKSKHGGGTQVPPGDNSGVPPQQMQPGMFRPQPQPGQYPGYPGRYEPMWYSNNFNQYGVPPPLPNSVGMPHGVHPDSSRFGVPPPQHHQAPPMPRGPPGGMFQGPY is encoded by the coding sequence ATGGACTCAACAAAGAAGCGCAAGACGGAGGAGAACGGCGACGTTTCGACGGCGCCGCCTTCTTCCCAATCCACAACCCTAACCCCCGAAGACTTCCGCAAGCTCCTCCAGCCCATGTCCCACGACCACCTCGTCGAAATCCTCCAAAACGCCGTCGTTCGCCACCCCGACGTCCTCGAATCCCTCCGCCACGTCACCAACCGCGACCTCACCCTCCGCAAGCTCTTCGTCCGCGGCCTCAGCGCCGACACCACCACCGACTCCCTCCGCTCCGTCTTCTCCTCCTTCGGCGACCTCGACGAGGCCATCGTCATCTTCGACAAGGCCACCGGCAAATCCAAGGGCTACGGATTCGTCACCTTCAAGCACGCCGACGAAGCCCTCATTGCTCTCAGGGAGCCGAGCAAGAAGATCGACGGCAGGGTCACCGTCACGCAGTACGCCGCCGCCGGCCATTCCGCCCCCTTCAGTAGCAGCAGCAACGGCAGCGCCGACGTCTCCGCCAGGAAGATTTACGTCGGCACGGTGCCGTTTGATATCTCCTCCGAGAGATTGCTGGCTGCGTTTTCGGCTTTCGGCGAGATTGAAGAAGGCCCCCTAGGGTTTGATAAGGCCACCGGAAAATCAAAGGGCTTTGCTTTCTTTGTGTACAAAACCGAGGAAGGTGCCCGGGCCGCGCTGGCTGAGCCTATGAAGAACATTGATGGCCATCAGGTGACCTGCAAGTTAGCGGTGGACAACAAGAAGAGCAAACACGGTGGCGGCACTCAAGTGCCTCCTGGTGATAATTCTGGCGTTCCTCCACAGCAAATGCAGCCGGGAATGTTTAGGCCACAGCCTCAGCCGGGTCAGTACCCGGGTTATCCTGGTCGGTATGAGCCAATGTGGTATAGCAATAACTTCAATCAGTATGGGGTGCCTCCACCGTTGCCAAACTCAGTAGGAATGCCTCATGGAGTCCATCCAGACAGTTCACGCTTTGGGGTCCCTCCACCACAGCATCATCAGGCTCCCCCAATGCCAAGAGGTCCACCAGGAGGAATGTTTCAGGGACCTTACTAA